A section of the Leptospira semungkisensis genome encodes:
- a CDS encoding HAD family hydrolase → MLQSSDWKPEIYSFLEEILGEGKPLVAVFDFDNTLVRGDFGEAVFCDLLLKGLPWIRDISPFFPEPPIAEKMDLLRKTKPSSFMDEVWKYYEAKIEAQGLEAAYRWSTWIFSGRSSEELRETARTVWQAHQKELLKEVVRPYKPLFEFIKELQGLKSELWIATASPKEVIQEVSELWGISRQNVLGMRLIEKNGILSSDLEEPFTYGMGKVNFFRLASGNKSYDLAFGDTENDYPLLQNVSRKGIFFDRGKNKIPPQGTLIQPVDSWETIEIPL, encoded by the coding sequence TTGTTGCAATCTTCCGATTGGAAACCAGAGATCTATTCTTTCTTAGAAGAGATCTTGGGTGAGGGGAAACCCTTAGTCGCTGTATTCGATTTTGATAATACGTTAGTCCGAGGCGATTTCGGAGAAGCAGTGTTTTGTGACCTTCTTCTGAAAGGATTGCCTTGGATCAGAGACATTTCTCCCTTTTTTCCGGAACCTCCCATTGCGGAGAAGATGGATCTGCTTCGAAAGACGAAGCCTTCTTCCTTTATGGACGAGGTTTGGAAATATTATGAGGCAAAGATAGAGGCACAAGGATTAGAAGCGGCGTATCGCTGGTCCACCTGGATCTTTTCCGGCAGATCTTCCGAAGAATTGAGAGAAACCGCGAGAACAGTTTGGCAGGCACACCAGAAGGAACTCCTAAAAGAAGTTGTGCGCCCTTATAAGCCTCTTTTCGAATTTATCAAAGAACTCCAAGGTTTAAAGTCGGAGCTATGGATCGCAACCGCTTCTCCCAAAGAAGTGATCCAAGAAGTCTCCGAACTCTGGGGAATCTCCAGGCAAAATGTTCTGGGTATGAGGCTTATCGAAAAGAACGGAATTCTCAGTTCTGATCTGGAAGAACCGTTTACCTATGGAATGGGAAAGGTGAATTTTTTCCGTTTAGCGAGTGGAAACAAGAGTTACGATCTCGCCTTTGGAGATACGGAAAATGATTATCCTTTATTGCAGAACGTTAGTCGGAAGGGGATCTTTTTCGATCGAGGAAAGAATAAGATCCCGCCCCAGGGAACTCTCATCCAGCCGGTAGATAG
- a CDS encoding M23 family metallopeptidase: MAAQKGKNQMKKTTILSIVGASALIFISWKSFANTYLEEVKVDNQFIQTYQSREGIWIVPGKVKESLEDLYHKFGTSEREVRLLNGIYDGSKIQNSEPVFFPYNSNYTRNLLLEDKGREIFNSDSRELIWPLSFKYSRVTSRLGRRWNALHAGVDIACPNGSIVIAAADGVVVDSKRDGGYGLRVVVQHPQINGIQTLYAHNSLLFVKQGDKIKKGQVLALSGNTGHTTGPHVHFEVRYQNVVLNPEHYLPPFLADKEAQVAIAKETIQQ; this comes from the coding sequence TTGGCGGCGCAAAAAGGAAAGAACCAAATGAAAAAGACAACGATTCTATCCATAGTGGGCGCATCTGCTCTTATCTTCATTTCTTGGAAGTCCTTCGCAAATACATATTTAGAAGAAGTAAAGGTAGATAACCAGTTTATCCAAACCTATCAATCCAGAGAAGGCATCTGGATCGTACCAGGAAAAGTAAAAGAATCCCTCGAAGATCTATATCATAAGTTCGGAACTTCTGAAAGAGAGGTTCGTCTTCTCAATGGGATTTATGACGGAAGCAAAATCCAAAATTCAGAGCCTGTATTCTTCCCTTATAATAGCAATTATACAAGAAATCTTCTCTTAGAAGACAAGGGTCGCGAGATCTTTAACTCCGATTCCAGAGAGTTGATCTGGCCTTTGAGCTTTAAATATTCCAGAGTAACTTCTCGCTTGGGAAGAAGATGGAACGCATTGCATGCAGGAGTGGATATTGCCTGCCCGAATGGTTCCATCGTAATCGCTGCGGCTGACGGAGTTGTGGTTGATTCCAAGAGAGACGGAGGCTATGGACTCAGAGTAGTGGTTCAGCATCCTCAGATCAACGGGATCCAAACCTTATATGCCCACAATTCACTCCTTTTTGTGAAGCAAGGAGATAAGATCAAGAAAGGACAGGTTCTTGCTCTTTCCGGAAACACAGGACATACGACTGGGCCTCATGTTCACTTCGAAGTCAGATACCAAAACGTGGTTCTGAATCCGGAGCATTATCTTCCTCCTTTCCTCGCAGACAAAGAAGCTCAAGTCGCGATTGCGAAAGAGACCATCCAACAATAA
- a CDS encoding thiol-disulfide oxidoreductase DCC family protein produces the protein MILEEARVSILLFDGVCNLCNGTVNLLLDLDTKRRLKYASLQSEFARNLILEHHLEEETRGIDSILFWDGARIYSKSNAVLKIASSLGGIWRIFGLGYLVPGWIRNKIYDLVAKNRYRWFGRQEACRMPTPELKDRILG, from the coding sequence GGTGTTTGCAATCTGTGTAACGGAACAGTGAATCTTCTTCTGGATCTGGACACGAAGAGAAGATTGAAATACGCGAGTCTCCAATCCGAATTTGCAAGAAATCTAATTTTAGAACATCATTTGGAAGAAGAAACCCGCGGAATCGACAGCATCCTGTTCTGGGATGGCGCAAGGATATACAGCAAGTCCAATGCAGTCCTCAAAATTGCCTCTTCCCTCGGAGGGATCTGGAGGATTTTCGGGCTTGGGTATCTCGTTCCTGGATGGATCCGTAATAAGATCTATGATCTGGTCGCCAAGAACCGATATCGTTGGTTCGGAAGGCAAGAGGCCTGTAGAATGCCGACTCCTGAGTTGAAAGATCGGATCCTCGGGTAA